From Amycolatopsis sp. cg9, one genomic window encodes:
- a CDS encoding patatin family protein — translation MGGVHPVLELISERLATGSVPGARTDGRRLALAIEGGSSRGTYSSGMALALDELGAVPVFDAVYGSSAGALNGAWLLSGCSSTGVRTWWNPVVMRRIINPLHTLRGRAVIDLEYLVHQVYSVLEPMDFPAILANPVTFHPLATDADTGESTDLHPFLGDVDAIKVALAASSCMPVLAGPPIPMAGRRFVDAGVAEPIPYRTALAQNATDVLVLRTRRADELPLPPPRAYDVVVPRFLRRQAPGTIPAWRDTYRRDVEDEEVLASDSRILSIRPPVGAPDVATLERDPEVLRKAVELGKSAVLDVLESLREAS, via the coding sequence ATGGGAGGAGTGCACCCGGTACTCGAACTGATCTCCGAACGGCTGGCGACGGGCAGCGTCCCGGGCGCACGCACCGACGGCAGGCGCCTCGCGCTCGCCATCGAAGGCGGCAGCAGCCGCGGCACGTACTCCAGCGGCATGGCCCTGGCGCTCGACGAACTCGGCGCCGTCCCGGTCTTCGACGCCGTCTACGGCTCATCGGCCGGCGCGCTGAACGGCGCCTGGCTGCTCAGCGGGTGCTCGTCGACCGGCGTACGCACCTGGTGGAACCCGGTCGTCATGCGCCGCATCATCAACCCGCTGCACACCCTGCGCGGCCGCGCGGTGATCGACCTCGAATACCTCGTCCACCAGGTCTACTCGGTGCTGGAACCGATGGACTTCCCGGCGATCCTGGCCAACCCGGTGACGTTCCACCCGCTGGCCACCGACGCCGACACGGGGGAGTCGACCGACCTGCACCCCTTCCTCGGCGACGTCGACGCGATCAAGGTCGCGCTCGCGGCGTCGTCGTGCATGCCGGTGCTGGCCGGGCCGCCGATCCCGATGGCGGGCCGCCGCTTCGTCGACGCGGGCGTCGCCGAGCCCATCCCGTACCGCACCGCGCTGGCCCAGAACGCGACCGACGTCCTCGTGCTGCGCACCCGCCGCGCGGACGAGCTGCCGCTGCCGCCACCGCGCGCGTACGACGTCGTGGTGCCGAGGTTCCTCCGGCGCCAAGCCCCGGGCACGATCCCGGCGTGGCGCGACACCTACCGCCGCGACGTCGAGGACGAAGAAGTCTTGGCGTCCGATTCGCGCATCCTGAGCATCCGGCCACCGGTGGGGGCACCGGACGTGGCCACGCTGGAGCGGGACCCAGAGGTGCTGCGCAAAGCCGTCGAGCTCGGCAAGAGCGCGGTCCTCGACGTGCTGGAAAGCCTGCGAGAAGCCTCTTAG
- a CDS encoding SAM-dependent methyltransferase — MINHDDALKAVESSLDRPSAARIYDYFIGGNTHYAIDREFAEKVRARLPLMGEYCLTSRQFLGRAVRQCVREGIRQFVDIGSGLPTAGNVHEVADEEREELDTRVLYIDNEPIALAHSTLLLADTADPERHHAIAADFLQPEDLWDRVAASDVIDVREPMALVINAVMHFIKDEQNPDYLLEFYRDRLPAGSLLVLSQMTNENPVNDDERQALIDLLEYYETTTNPGFLRPMAEFERFFGGWPMLAPGLVYAPAWHPDERTVFAGSPSESRVIGGVARKP; from the coding sequence ATGATCAACCACGATGACGCGCTGAAGGCCGTCGAAAGCAGCTTGGACCGCCCCTCGGCGGCCCGGATCTACGACTACTTCATCGGCGGGAACACGCACTACGCGATCGATCGCGAGTTCGCGGAGAAGGTCCGCGCGCGGCTCCCGCTGATGGGCGAGTACTGCCTGACGAGCCGGCAGTTCCTCGGCCGCGCGGTCCGCCAGTGCGTCCGCGAGGGCATCCGGCAGTTCGTCGACATCGGTTCCGGGCTGCCGACCGCGGGCAACGTCCACGAGGTCGCCGACGAAGAGCGCGAAGAGCTCGACACGCGCGTGCTCTACATCGACAACGAGCCGATCGCGCTCGCGCACTCGACGTTGCTGCTCGCCGACACCGCCGACCCCGAGCGCCACCACGCCATCGCCGCGGACTTCCTGCAGCCGGAAGACCTCTGGGACCGGGTGGCCGCGTCCGACGTGATCGACGTGCGGGAGCCGATGGCGCTGGTGATCAACGCCGTCATGCACTTCATCAAGGACGAGCAGAACCCGGACTACCTGCTCGAGTTCTACCGCGACCGGCTGCCGGCCGGCTCGCTGCTGGTGCTGTCGCAGATGACCAACGAGAACCCGGTCAACGACGACGAGCGCCAGGCGCTGATCGACCTGCTCGAGTACTACGAGACCACGACGAACCCCGGTTTCCTGCGGCCGATGGCCGAGTTCGAACGCTTCTTCGGCGGTTGGCCGATGCTGGCGCCCGGCCTCGTCTACGCGCCGGCGTGGCACCCCGACGAGCGGACCGTGTTCGCCGGGTCGCCGTCGGAGTCGCGGGTGATCGGCGGCGTCGCGCGCAAGCCCTAA
- a CDS encoding MarR family winged helix-turn-helix transcriptional regulator, whose protein sequence is MASLRLDDQLCFGLYSASRAVTSLYRVVLEDLDLTYPQYLVMLALWEQDHRLVKELGAELNLDSGTLSPLLKRLQTAGLVVRNRQADDERSVRVSLSETGKALREKAQGIPGVIGTAMSLDDAGVARLRAELDRLTESVNAYREAQAPA, encoded by the coding sequence ATGGCATCGCTGCGGCTGGACGACCAGCTCTGCTTCGGGCTGTACTCGGCGTCGCGCGCGGTGACGTCGCTGTACCGGGTCGTCCTGGAAGACCTCGACCTGACCTACCCCCAGTACCTGGTCATGCTGGCGCTCTGGGAACAGGACCACCGCCTGGTGAAGGAGCTCGGCGCCGAGCTGAACCTCGACTCGGGCACGCTCTCGCCGCTGCTCAAGCGGCTGCAGACGGCGGGACTGGTGGTCCGGAACCGGCAGGCCGACGACGAGCGGTCGGTCCGCGTCAGCCTGAGCGAGACCGGGAAAGCGTTGCGCGAGAAGGCGCAGGGCATCCCCGGCGTGATCGGCACGGCGATGAGCCTGGACGACGCCGGGGTGGCCCGGCTGCGGGCCGAGCTGGACCGCCTGACAGAGTCGGTGAACGCCTATCGGGAGGCTCAGGCACCGGCATGA
- a CDS encoding alpha/beta hydrolase has product MTANPHNLALEPAAQAFAEATDQPPYLFQLPPAEGRKAVDGVQDGDVAMAPATVEVIQVPGGPTGEVETRIVRPEGVEGPLPVIVYIHGAGWVFGDFHTHQRLVRELAAGVGAAVVFPEYDRSPEARYPVAIEQSYAVAKWVASNGASQGLDTSRIAIAGDSVGGNMTAALTLLAKQRGDVTFKQQVLFYPVTDANFDTASYLEFAEGYFLGREGMKWFWDQYTTDPAQRAEITASPLRASLDELAGLPPALVITGEADVLRDEGEAYAAKLRQAGVPVTAVRYQGIIHDFVMVNALRETHAAEAAITQAITVLTRALGK; this is encoded by the coding sequence ATGACCGCCAACCCGCACAACCTGGCCCTCGAACCGGCCGCGCAGGCGTTCGCCGAGGCCACCGACCAGCCGCCGTACCTGTTCCAGCTGCCGCCCGCGGAAGGTCGCAAGGCCGTCGACGGCGTCCAGGACGGCGACGTCGCCATGGCCCCCGCGACGGTCGAGGTCATCCAGGTGCCCGGCGGCCCGACCGGTGAGGTCGAGACCCGGATCGTCCGCCCCGAGGGCGTCGAGGGCCCGCTGCCGGTGATCGTCTACATCCACGGCGCCGGCTGGGTCTTCGGCGACTTCCACACCCACCAGCGGCTGGTGCGCGAGCTCGCGGCCGGCGTCGGTGCCGCCGTCGTCTTCCCGGAGTACGACCGCTCGCCGGAGGCGCGCTACCCGGTCGCCATCGAGCAGAGCTACGCCGTCGCGAAGTGGGTCGCTTCGAACGGTGCTTCGCAGGGGCTGGACACTTCGCGCATCGCGATCGCGGGCGACTCCGTCGGCGGCAACATGACCGCGGCGCTGACCCTGCTCGCGAAGCAGCGCGGCGACGTCACCTTCAAGCAGCAGGTGCTCTTCTACCCGGTCACCGACGCGAACTTCGACACCGCGTCGTACCTGGAGTTCGCCGAGGGCTACTTCCTCGGCCGCGAAGGCATGAAGTGGTTCTGGGACCAGTACACGACCGACCCCGCCCAGCGCGCGGAGATCACCGCGTCCCCGCTGCGCGCGTCGCTCGACGAGCTCGCCGGCCTGCCGCCGGCCCTCGTGATCACCGGCGAGGCCGACGTCCTGCGCGACGAGGGTGAGGCGTACGCGGCGAAGCTGCGTCAGGCCGGCGTGCCCGTCACGGCCGTCCGGTACCAGGGGATCATCCACGACTTCGTGATGGTCAACGCGCTGCGCGAGACCCACGCCGCCGAGGCCGCGATCACCCAGGCCATCACGGTGCTGACCCGCGCTTTGGGGAAATAA
- a CDS encoding alpha/beta hydrolase, with amino-acid sequence MNLSSIRLDSPVNMIVVVVLTLLAIIAVPWFWDRWKRKRLWRSATILLAVVLLVLTTGMAGNMIGGFFPTVGSLLGTGVYAGQGTDAEAAQNGEDLEKLRDTGVAHAREGKGTVVHMKVTGRRTKLTRDVTVYLPPQYFDAAYKELRFPAIEWIPNYPSGPEVFAVYGMPQQLDAAIARKALPPTVVIVPDPTGVPKVGHDTECVDEVNGTANDTYLTADLRDWALQKLGVAPNRQAWTIAGWSSGGYCAMNLVTRHPQWYGQAVSVSGYDKAQIDAETEDLFHGRQDINDANNVRVNVRLHPSPVQILAISGEKENYESYAIDQIRAAARPPIQFTSWRIPDAGHNMNTFKSQIPDVLAWIGAHTTSPAPAGRQAETTGGVLPWPLPKSGAHGALADTDQ; translated from the coding sequence ATGAACCTGAGCAGCATCCGGCTGGATTCGCCGGTCAACATGATCGTGGTGGTCGTGCTGACGCTGCTCGCGATCATCGCGGTCCCGTGGTTCTGGGACCGCTGGAAGCGCAAGCGCCTGTGGCGCAGCGCCACGATCCTGCTCGCGGTCGTCCTGCTGGTCTTGACCACCGGCATGGCGGGCAACATGATCGGCGGCTTCTTCCCCACGGTCGGCTCGCTGCTCGGCACCGGCGTCTACGCCGGCCAGGGCACCGACGCCGAGGCGGCGCAGAACGGCGAGGACCTCGAGAAGCTGCGCGACACCGGGGTGGCGCACGCCCGCGAAGGCAAGGGCACGGTCGTCCACATGAAGGTGACCGGCCGCCGCACCAAGCTGACCCGCGACGTCACGGTGTACCTGCCCCCGCAGTACTTCGACGCGGCGTACAAGGAACTCCGGTTCCCGGCGATCGAGTGGATCCCCAACTACCCGTCCGGCCCCGAGGTCTTCGCCGTCTACGGCATGCCCCAGCAACTCGACGCGGCGATCGCGCGCAAGGCGTTGCCCCCGACGGTGGTCATCGTCCCCGACCCGACGGGCGTCCCCAAGGTCGGCCACGACACCGAATGCGTCGACGAGGTCAACGGAACGGCGAACGACACCTACCTGACGGCCGACCTGCGCGACTGGGCCCTGCAAAAGCTCGGCGTGGCCCCGAACCGCCAGGCGTGGACGATCGCGGGCTGGTCGTCCGGCGGGTACTGCGCGATGAACCTGGTGACCCGCCACCCGCAGTGGTACGGCCAGGCGGTCAGCGTCAGCGGCTACGACAAGGCCCAAATCGACGCCGAGACCGAGGACCTGTTCCACGGCCGCCAGGACATCAACGACGCCAACAACGTCCGCGTCAACGTCCGCCTCCACCCGTCCCCGGTGCAGATCCTCGCCATCTCCGGCGAGAAGGAGAACTACGAGAGCTACGCGATCGACCAGATCCGCGCCGCGGCCCGCCCCCCGATCCAGTTCACGTCGTGGCGCATCCCCGACGCGGGCCACAACATGAACACCTTCAAGTCCCAGATCCCCGACGTCCTGGCCTGGATCGGCGCCCACACGACGAGCCCGGCCCCGGCGGGCCGCCAAGCGGAGACGACGGGCGGCGTCCTGCCGTGGCCCTTGCCGAAGTCCGGCGCGCACGGAGCACTGGCGGACACCGACCAGTAG
- a CDS encoding DUF4383 domain-containing protein: MTHAKGARIRVRGLQPAQVLAGLAGIAFLVVGIIGLTRTGFGNFAGHHDAGFWRFSANPLMSLVRIGTGVIGLLLAFGSGRARTFGWLLFIGYGLLFVWGLMIDGLISTNPFATAGNPMDMGPADTWLHLGVAALGLLIAVFPARRTILLPEDETADEPALAEQHTEVIDRDRVTRTDEPVTDQPRRRSFLRRHHDERGPEAAREERPPGLAH, encoded by the coding sequence ATGACTCACGCGAAAGGCGCACGAATCCGGGTTCGCGGCCTGCAGCCGGCGCAGGTGCTGGCCGGACTGGCCGGGATCGCGTTCCTCGTCGTCGGCATCATCGGATTGACCAGGACGGGCTTCGGCAACTTCGCCGGCCACCACGACGCGGGCTTCTGGCGGTTCTCCGCCAACCCGCTCATGAGCCTGGTCCGCATCGGAACCGGCGTCATCGGCCTGCTGCTGGCGTTCGGCTCGGGCCGCGCCCGGACGTTCGGCTGGCTGCTCTTCATCGGTTACGGCCTGCTGTTCGTGTGGGGCCTGATGATCGACGGCCTCATCTCGACCAACCCCTTCGCCACCGCCGGCAACCCGATGGACATGGGCCCCGCCGACACGTGGCTGCACCTCGGCGTCGCGGCGCTCGGTCTGCTGATCGCCGTCTTCCCGGCCCGCCGCACCATCCTGCTGCCCGAGGACGAAACGGCCGACGAGCCGGCGCTCGCCGAGCAGCACACCGAGGTCATCGACCGCGACCGCGTCACCCGCACCGACGAGCCGGTGACCGACCAGCCGCGCCGCCGGTCGTTCCTGCGCCGCCACCACGACGAGCGAGGCCCGGAGGCCGCTCGTGAAGAGCGTCCGCCGGGCCTCGCCCACTAG
- a CDS encoding SCO0930 family lipoprotein has translation MLRTRIAVSVAAAAAGLAVLTACSGAETAQPVIAPAAAGGTGGGQIANGQVGNAAPASNESKLVVADVASVGQVLTDQNGMTLYRFDKDTAKPPKSNCDGDCAKAWPPMLATGDVQVQGVDKSLVGKVTRSDGTEQITVGGWALYRYAKDTKAGDATGQGVGGAWYAANAKGGKAGQAAAEAGVVKLSASKIDGLGDAIVDQNGMTLYLFTKDTKKAKTSACNGDCAKTWPAVLSNNGKVELQGIDSKLLGSIKRADGTEQVTIGGWPVYTFSKDLKPGDANGMGVNGTWFVIEPNGCKVGTTPSSTANQAPADSGAGSSNSGAGGTTY, from the coding sequence ATGCTTCGCACGCGCATCGCCGTCTCCGTCGCCGCGGCGGCAGCCGGGCTGGCAGTGCTCACCGCTTGCTCGGGTGCCGAAACTGCTCAGCCGGTCATCGCCCCGGCGGCGGCCGGTGGCACCGGCGGCGGTCAGATCGCCAACGGCCAGGTGGGCAACGCCGCTCCGGCGTCGAACGAATCGAAACTCGTCGTCGCGGACGTCGCCAGCGTCGGGCAAGTGCTGACCGACCAGAACGGGATGACGCTCTACCGGTTCGACAAGGACACGGCGAAGCCGCCGAAGTCCAATTGCGACGGTGACTGCGCCAAGGCTTGGCCGCCGATGCTGGCGACCGGGGACGTGCAGGTCCAGGGTGTCGACAAGAGCCTCGTCGGAAAGGTGACGCGGTCCGACGGCACCGAGCAGATCACCGTCGGCGGGTGGGCGCTCTACCGCTACGCCAAGGACACCAAGGCCGGGGACGCGACCGGGCAGGGTGTCGGTGGCGCCTGGTACGCCGCCAACGCCAAGGGCGGGAAGGCCGGGCAGGCCGCCGCCGAAGCCGGCGTCGTCAAGCTCAGCGCGAGCAAGATCGACGGGCTCGGGGACGCGATCGTCGACCAGAACGGGATGACGCTCTACCTGTTCACGAAGGACACCAAGAAGGCGAAGACGTCGGCCTGCAACGGTGACTGCGCCAAGACGTGGCCCGCGGTCCTGTCGAACAACGGCAAGGTCGAACTGCAGGGCATCGACTCGAAGCTCCTCGGCAGCATCAAGCGCGCGGACGGCACCGAGCAGGTCACCATCGGCGGCTGGCCGGTCTACACCTTCTCGAAGGACCTGAAGCCGGGCGACGCGAACGGCATGGGCGTCAACGGCACCTGGTTCGTCATCGAGCCCAACGGCTGCAAGGTCGGCACCACTCCCAGCTCCACCGCCAACCAGGCTCCGGCTGACAGTGGCGCTGGGAGCAGCAACTCCGGCGCCGGTGGCACCACCTACTGA
- the pcaB gene encoding 3-carboxy-cis,cis-muconate cycloisomerase: MTVDPDSGLLSPVRAGTPAEASTGDEAWLRAMLDAEAALARAQARLGTVPPEAADAITAAAGSARIDVVELARGSRATANPVVGLVKALTSAVGGSAAEYVHRGSTSQDIFDTAMMLVADRTLRPLAADLDATAEALAGLARTHRDTTMAGRTLTAHAVPTTFGLKAAGWRQLVLDAAVRIRRLLDGGLPVSLGGAAGTLAAYVEYARLAGDGAAGGDYAERLVAAFAEETGLAVPVLPWHSLRTPVVDLAGALAFTAGALGKLAVDVATLTRTELGEVVEPAADGRGGSSAMPHKRNPVLATLIRSAALQVPVLAAGVTQSMLTEDERSAGVWHAEWQLVRECLRLTGGAAHTAVELARGLSAQPERMGANLASTHGLIVSERLSAVLAPLLGKAKAKELLGEASRRAVAEDRPLRDVLDELPAVTGVLTPAALDELLDPAGYTGAAGVLVDRALEGA, from the coding sequence ATGACCGTCGACCCCGATTCCGGACTGCTGTCCCCGGTACGGGCCGGTACGCCGGCCGAAGCATCGACCGGCGACGAGGCTTGGCTGCGCGCGATGCTCGACGCCGAGGCGGCGCTGGCGAGGGCGCAAGCGCGGCTCGGGACGGTACCTCCCGAGGCCGCGGACGCGATCACGGCGGCGGCGGGCAGTGCGCGGATCGACGTCGTCGAGCTGGCGCGGGGGTCGCGGGCGACCGCGAACCCGGTCGTCGGCCTGGTGAAGGCGCTGACGTCGGCGGTCGGTGGGAGTGCGGCCGAGTACGTGCACCGCGGCTCGACGAGCCAGGACATCTTCGACACCGCGATGATGCTGGTCGCCGACCGGACGCTGCGGCCGCTCGCCGCCGACCTCGACGCCACCGCCGAGGCGCTGGCCGGGCTGGCGCGGACGCACCGGGACACGACCATGGCCGGGCGCACGCTGACCGCGCACGCGGTGCCGACGACGTTCGGGCTCAAGGCCGCGGGCTGGCGGCAGCTGGTGCTGGACGCGGCCGTCCGGATCCGCCGGCTGCTCGACGGCGGCCTGCCGGTCTCGCTCGGCGGGGCGGCGGGGACGCTGGCGGCGTACGTGGAGTACGCCCGACTGGCCGGGGACGGCGCCGCCGGCGGGGACTACGCCGAACGGCTCGTCGCCGCGTTCGCCGAGGAGACCGGGCTCGCCGTGCCGGTGTTGCCGTGGCATTCGCTGCGGACGCCGGTCGTCGACCTTGCCGGGGCGCTCGCCTTCACCGCCGGTGCGCTGGGGAAGCTGGCGGTGGACGTCGCGACGCTGACGCGGACCGAGCTGGGTGAGGTTGTCGAACCCGCCGCCGATGGGCGGGGTGGGTCGTCGGCGATGCCGCACAAGCGGAATCCCGTGCTCGCGACGCTGATCCGTTCGGCCGCGCTGCAGGTGCCGGTGCTGGCCGCGGGGGTCACGCAGTCGATGCTGACCGAGGACGAACGGTCGGCTGGGGTGTGGCACGCCGAGTGGCAGCTGGTGCGGGAGTGCCTGCGGCTGACCGGTGGGGCCGCGCACACCGCCGTCGAGCTGGCGCGGGGGCTCAGCGCCCAGCCGGAGCGGATGGGGGCGAACCTGGCGTCGACGCACGGGCTGATCGTCTCGGAACGGCTGTCCGCCGTGCTCGCGCCGCTGCTCGGGAAGGCGAAGGCGAAGGAGCTGCTGGGTGAGGCGTCGCGGCGGGCGGTGGCGGAAGACCGGCCGCTGCGGGATGTGCTGGACGAGCTGCCCGCCGTCACCGGTGTGCTGACTCCGGCCGCGCTGGACGAGCTGCTCGACCCCGCCGGGTACACCGGGGCCGCCGGTGTCCTGGTCGACCGGGCGCTCGAAGGGGCGTAG
- a CDS encoding TMEM175 family protein, with translation MSSAPSTEDTTGAEPRGFAAERLTFFSDAVVAIAITLLALELPLPEGATSAELLRSLGHHQSEYVSFLISFVVIGGHWRAHHRLFDHVTTLDGGLIRLSFGWLLTQVIMPFATKVIAEDEGFEFRFVFYALVQVVALTLFLLMARRIQRNHHYRADTPPELFGRVYRGVGTMAAAFTLSIPVAFLTHWAYACWIVVPLVVNLLFRLRRRAATA, from the coding sequence ATGAGCAGTGCTCCGTCCACCGAGGACACCACCGGCGCCGAACCCCGGGGTTTCGCCGCCGAGCGGCTGACCTTCTTTTCGGACGCCGTCGTCGCCATCGCGATCACGCTGCTCGCGCTCGAGCTGCCGCTGCCGGAGGGCGCCACCAGCGCCGAACTGCTGCGTTCACTCGGCCATCACCAGTCCGAATACGTCTCCTTCCTGATCAGTTTCGTCGTGATCGGCGGCCACTGGCGCGCCCACCACCGCTTGTTCGACCACGTCACCACCCTCGACGGCGGGCTCATCCGGCTCAGCTTCGGCTGGCTGCTGACGCAGGTGATCATGCCCTTCGCCACGAAGGTGATCGCCGAAGACGAAGGGTTCGAATTCCGCTTCGTCTTCTACGCGCTCGTGCAGGTCGTCGCGCTGACGCTGTTCCTCCTCATGGCCCGGCGCATCCAGCGCAACCACCACTACCGCGCGGACACCCCGCCTGAGCTCTTCGGCAGGGTCTACCGCGGGGTCGGCACGATGGCCGCCGCCTTCACCCTCTCGATCCCGGTCGCCTTCCTCACGCACTGGGCCTACGCCTGCTGGATCGTCGTTCCGCTCGTGGTCAACCTCCTCTTCCGCCTCCGCCGCCGCGCGGCCACCGCCTGA
- a CDS encoding DinB family protein, translated as MTEHSTPVAAPARLTGPREDLTPIAGERQALTESLDYYRRTFELKCAGLDPGRLAERSVPPSTLTLHGLLRHLTGVERWWFRIQFAAEDLPNLYYSDDDPEQDFTSLDGDVAEAFSLWHAECARSREIVAASSLDQTGIRRSTGEPFALRWLMLRMIGEYARHCGQADLVRERIDGVTGE; from the coding sequence ATGACCGAACACAGCACTCCGGTCGCGGCCCCGGCCCGGTTGACCGGCCCCCGCGAGGACCTGACACCGATCGCCGGCGAGCGGCAGGCTCTCACCGAGAGCCTCGACTACTACCGGCGCACTTTCGAGCTCAAGTGCGCCGGTCTGGACCCCGGCCGCCTGGCCGAACGCTCGGTACCACCGTCGACGCTGACCCTGCACGGCCTGCTGCGGCACCTCACGGGCGTCGAACGCTGGTGGTTCCGGATCCAGTTCGCCGCCGAGGACCTGCCGAACCTGTACTACTCCGACGACGACCCGGAGCAGGACTTCACCTCGCTCGACGGTGACGTGGCGGAGGCCTTCTCCCTGTGGCACGCCGAGTGCGCGCGCTCCCGGGAGATCGTCGCGGCGAGCTCGCTGGACCAGACCGGCATCCGCCGCAGCACGGGCGAACCGTTCGCCCTGCGCTGGCTGATGCTGCGCATGATCGGCGAGTACGCGCGGCACTGCGGTCAGGCCGACCTGGTCCGGGAGCGGATCGACGGTGTGACGGGCGAATAG
- a CDS encoding AAA family ATPase, translating to MLGSLLILTGPPGAGKSTVARLVTEDASRATVHLHTDSFYVWIRTGFVAPYLPEAARQNEVVLGVIAEAACGYARGGYDVVLDGVVGPWALEPFRDAAKRGGLDLFYVVLRPDLDATLARGTARSAPELTEVEPLTGMHAAFSGLGELERNVMDTTDQTIEETAEAVRKRARSAAFRL from the coding sequence ATGCTTGGTTCGCTGCTGATCCTCACCGGGCCGCCCGGTGCCGGGAAGTCGACCGTTGCCCGCCTCGTCACCGAGGACGCCTCGCGGGCCACCGTGCACCTGCACACCGACAGCTTCTACGTCTGGATCCGGACCGGGTTCGTGGCGCCGTACCTGCCCGAGGCCGCCCGGCAGAACGAGGTCGTGCTCGGGGTCATCGCCGAGGCCGCTTGTGGCTACGCGCGCGGTGGGTACGACGTCGTTCTCGACGGTGTGGTCGGGCCGTGGGCGCTGGAGCCGTTCCGGGATGCCGCGAAGCGGGGCGGTTTGGACCTCTTCTACGTCGTGCTGCGGCCGGACCTCGACGCCACGCTCGCCCGCGGGACCGCTCGCAGTGCCCCGGAACTCACCGAGGTCGAGCCGCTCACGGGCATGCACGCGGCGTTCTCCGGGCTGGGCGAACTCGAACGGAACGTCATGGACACGACGGACCAGACAATTGAAGAGACCGCCGAGGCGGTGCGTAAACGCGCCCGCTCGGCGGCCTTCAGGTTGTGA
- a CDS encoding trypsin-like serine protease — protein MRENPGRFVRAAAVLAGSCAAFATLAAAPASAAPVTPLSPDAQPSIIGGSTAQNPGYITRFNGHANGYTFFCTSTLIGARWVLTAKHCMYDNNGQRLSDIDLYIGSNSASGGVHAKAASTYLYSGGDLALIKLNTNGGSTFARLAASSSDANEGDAARVYGWGATQSTDEGSHQSSVLKQASVQISDTGASDYFGGPAIEAATPDGAVAGGDSGGPMLDGGVQVGVCSTSDRSSTTTYGSVAAGRSWIRQVSGV, from the coding sequence ATGCGTGAAAACCCCGGCCGGTTCGTCCGCGCCGCCGCCGTGCTCGCCGGTTCCTGCGCCGCGTTCGCGACGCTCGCCGCCGCACCCGCGTCGGCCGCCCCGGTCACGCCGCTCTCGCCCGACGCCCAGCCGTCGATCATCGGTGGCAGCACCGCGCAGAACCCCGGCTACATCACCCGGTTCAACGGCCACGCCAACGGTTACACGTTCTTCTGCACCAGCACCCTGATCGGCGCGCGCTGGGTCCTCACCGCCAAGCACTGCATGTACGACAACAACGGGCAGCGCCTCTCCGACATCGACCTCTACATCGGGTCGAACAGCGCTTCCGGTGGCGTGCACGCGAAAGCGGCGTCGACCTACCTGTACTCGGGTGGCGACCTGGCCCTGATCAAGCTGAACACCAACGGCGGCAGCACGTTCGCCCGGCTCGCGGCCAGCTCGTCGGACGCGAACGAAGGCGACGCCGCCCGCGTCTACGGCTGGGGCGCGACCCAGTCCACCGACGAAGGAAGCCACCAGTCGAGCGTGCTGAAGCAGGCTTCGGTGCAGATCTCCGACACCGGTGCCAGCGACTACTTCGGTGGTCCGGCGATCGAGGCCGCCACCCCCGACGGCGCGGTGGCCGGTGGCGACTCGGGTGGCCCGATGCTCGACGGCGGTGTCCAGGTGGGCGTGTGCTCGACCAGCGACCGCTCCAGCACCACCACCTACGGCAGCGTCGCGGCGGGTCGCAGCTGGATCCGCCAGGTCAGCGGGGTCTGA
- a CDS encoding trypsin-like serine protease, with protein MRKVLSTALAVLAMAVPGIAQAQQSTGAQPEIIGGTTATETYGFMVSLSNGCGGSLVAPQWIVTADHCGSASQGRIGSTSKNSGGEVGRIDRRITKPGTDLTLMHLSTAARATPVPMATSNPAAGTTARLLGWGCTSWPSCSTPTTLRQIDLRVLSSSSCYAGGGGPGDVCVSGDRTHSACHGDSGGPAIVGTTGNWTLVGETHGPGDDNGECATSTLYTGIAQHLTWIRQQTGS; from the coding sequence ATGCGCAAAGTGCTTTCGACCGCGCTCGCGGTCCTCGCGATGGCCGTGCCCGGAATCGCGCAAGCCCAGCAGAGTACGGGCGCCCAGCCCGAAATCATCGGCGGCACCACCGCCACCGAGACCTACGGCTTCATGGTTTCGCTGAGCAACGGCTGCGGCGGCAGCCTGGTCGCGCCCCAGTGGATCGTGACCGCCGACCACTGCGGCAGCGCGTCGCAGGGCCGCATCGGCTCGACCAGCAAGAACTCCGGCGGCGAGGTGGGCCGCATCGACCGGCGGATCACCAAGCCCGGCACGGACCTCACGCTGATGCACCTGTCCACGGCGGCGCGGGCCACCCCGGTGCCGATGGCGACGAGCAACCCGGCCGCTGGCACGACCGCCCGGCTGCTGGGGTGGGGCTGCACGAGCTGGCCGAGCTGCAGCACGCCGACCACGCTGCGGCAGATCGACCTGCGCGTGCTGTCCAGCAGTTCCTGCTACGCCGGCGGTGGCGGCCCGGGCGACGTCTGCGTGTCCGGTGACCGCACGCATTCCGCGTGCCACGGCGATTCCGGCGGCCCGGCGATCGTCGGCACGACCGGGAACTGGACGCTGGTCGGCGAGACGCACGGCCCCGGCGACGACAATGGGGAATGCGCGACGAGCACCCTCTACACCGGGATCGCCCAGCACCTGACCTGGATCAGGCAGCAGACCGGGTCCTGA